A stretch of the Apteryx mantelli isolate bAptMan1 chromosome 3, bAptMan1.hap1, whole genome shotgun sequence genome encodes the following:
- the TMEM151B gene encoding transmembrane protein 151B — MSPPASAAAASEGGSSTSVPQEEAEGVREEQRPVKQSLSKSLCRESHWKCLLLSLLMYGCMGAMTWCHVTKVTRLTFDSAYKGKSMMYHDSPCSNGYVYIPLAFLVMLYVVYLVECWHCYTRNELQYKVDVESVHERVQRMQQATPCIWWKAISYHYVRRTRQVTRYRNGDAYTTTQVYHERVNTHVAEAEFDYSNCGVKDISKDLIDLESYPATRLRFTKCFSFANVESENSYLTQRARFFTENEGLDDYMEAREGMHLKNVDFKEYMVAFSDPDNLPWYVSHYVFWVAALLTLSWPLRVLNEYRTSYVHYHVEKLFGFDYVAVTPVEERSFCRRMPRVNTVDSTELEWHIRSNQQLVPSYSEAVLMDLVGLSGCTSYSACRYGGYRQNCERCHRTISSSSIFSRSALSICNGSPRIPFSSSRFSLGRLYGSRRSCLWQSRSGSLNEQSCPTEQTRLSSQVTVEEEDPPPYQDALYFPILIVHRNEGCLNHDHRHLHRNGSCVETSL; from the exons atgtccCCCCCGGCCTCGGCGGCCGCGGCCAGCGAGGGAGGCAGCAGCACGTCGGTGCCTCAGGAGGAGGCGGAGGGGGTCCGAGAGGAG CAGCGGCCAGTGAAGCAATCCCTCAGCAAGTCCCTGTGCCGAGAGTCCCACTGGAAATGCCTGCTGCTGTCGCTCCTCATGTACGGCTGCATGGGAGCCATGACCTGGTGCCATGTCACCAAGGTGACCCGTCTGACCTTTGACAGTGCTTATAAGGGCAAGTCCATGATGTACCACGACAGTCCATGCTCCAACGGTTATGTCTACATCCCCTTGGCCTTCCTGGTGATGCTCTATGTGGTGTACTTGGTGGAGTGCTGGCACTGCTACACCCGCAACGAGCTGCAGTACAAGGTAGATGTGGAGAGTGTGCACGAGCGTGTCCAGCGGATGCAGCAGGCAACCCCATGCATCTGGTGGAAAGCCATCAGCTACCACTACGTCCGGAGGACCCGACAGGTTACCCGCTATCGTAATGGGGACGCCTACACCACAACCCAAGTGTATCATGAGCGGGTCAACACCCATGTGGCAGAGGCTGAGTTTGACTATTCCAATTGTGGAGTTAAGGACATCTCCAAGGACCTCATTGACTTAGAGAGCTACCCGGCCACGCGGCTCCGCTTCACCAAGTGTTTCAGCTTTGCCAATGTGGAATCAGAGAACTCCTACCTGACCCAGCGGGCCCGCTTCTTCACAGAGAATGAGGGCCTGGATGACTACATGGAGGCCAGGGAGGGGATGCACCTCAAAAATGTGGACTTCAAGGAATATATGGTGGCCTTTTCTGACCCAGACAACCTGCCTTGGTATGTATCCCACTATGTCTTTTGGGTGGCAGCCCTGCTGACCCTATCCTGGCCCCTGCGGGTGCTAAATGAGTATCGCACCTCCTATGTCCACTACCACGTGGAGAAACTCTTTGGGTTTGACTACGTGGCGGTGACACCGGTCGAGGAGCGCTCCTTCTGCCGGAGGATGCCCCGCGTCAACACAGTGGACAGCACTGAGCTGGAGTGGCACATCCGGTCCAACCAGCAGCTGGTTCCCAGCTACTCGGAAGCGGTCCTGATGGACTTGGTGGGGCTCTCTGGCTGCACTAGCTACTCTGCTTGCCGGTATGGGGGCTATCGTCAGAACTGCGAGCGGTGCCACAGGACTATAAGCAGCTCTTCCATCTTCTCCCGCAGCGCCCTGAGCATCTGCAATGGCAGCCCCAGGATCCCCTTCAGCAGCAGCCGCTTCTCACTGGGTCGTCTGTATGGCTCGCGACGCAGCTGCCTCTGGCAGAGCCGAAGCGGGAGCCTGAATGAGCAGAGCTGCCCGACAGAGCAGACCCGCCTCTCCAGCCAGGTTACTGTGGAGGAGGAAGACCCCCCTCCTTACCAGGATGCCCTCTACTTCCCCATCCTCATTGTGCACCGCAACGAAGGCTGCCTGAATCATGACCACCGTCACCTCCATCGCAATGGATCCTGTGTGGAGACCTCACTGTGA
- the NFKBIE gene encoding NF-kappa-B inhibitor epsilon produces MSRAAGGECRKEAAGWEGEEGQCDSGIESLRSLPGGREGPVAAETPAAAAEERLDSSYGSGALPEPLPGLPAACRAEPPPPPPPPPPPPPPEGLSRQQLEALTYISEDGDTLVHLAIIHCVPDVALCCIAQLPREVLEVQNDLFQTPLHLAVYLEQPSVIQALIHKGVNPGLQDRNGNTPLHLACEQQRVQCAQQLLQGTALPDNTTEPSGHQQDLQLQNWQGLACLHISTLKGNIQMMSLLLQSGANIDVREGTSGKTPLHLAVECHNRRAVQFLLRNGAYVDAQMYNGCTPLHLAVGRKDAAIAAILSHSGADTLLRNMENETAQDLADGNDDLLALLPFDDLKISGKPVVCSE; encoded by the exons ATgtcgcgggcggcgggcggcgagtgccGCAAGGAGGCGGCGGGCTGGGAGGGCGAGGAGGGGCAGTGCGACTCGGGCATCGAGTCGCTGCGCTCGCtgccgggcgggcgggaggggcCGGTCGCCGCCGAgaccccggccgccgccgccgaggagcgCCTGGACTCCAGCTACGGCTCCGGCGCCCTCCCCGAGCCGCTGCCCGGGCTGCCGGCCGCCTgccgcgccgagccgccgccgccgccgccgccgccgccgccgccgccgccgccggaggggCTCAGCCGGCAGCAGCTGGAGGCGCTCACCTACATTTCGGAGGACGGAGACAC GTTGGTTCATCTGGCCATTATCCACTGTGTCCCAGATGTGGCTCTCTGCTGCATTGCTCAGCTGCCCAGAGAAGTGCTGGAGGTCCAAAATGACCTTTTCCAG ACCCCGCTCCACTTAGCTGTGTACCTGGAACAGCCCAGTGTGATCCAGGCGCTCATCCACAAGGGAGTCAACCCCGGCCTGCAGGACCGCAATGGCAACACCCCACTGCACCTGGCCTGTGAGCAGCAGCGGGTGCAGTgcgcccagcagctgctgcagggcacagcccTCCCAGACAACACAACCGAGCCCAGTGGGCACCAGCAGGACCTGCAGCTCCAGAACTGGCAAG GCCTAGCCTGTCTGCACATCAGCACCTTGAAGGGGAATATCCAGATGATGTCTCTGCTGCTGCAGAGTGGGGCCAACATCGATGTTCGG GAGGGCACAAGTGGGAAGACCCCATTGCACCTAGCTGTGGAGTGCCACAACCGCAGAGCTGTTCAGTTCCTGCTGCGCAACGGAGCGTACGTGGATGCCCAGATGTATAACGGGTGCACCCCGCTCCACCTGGCCGTGGGCCGGAAGGATGCTGCCATTGCCGCCATCCTCTCGCACTCTGGGGCTGACACCCTGCTGAGGAACATGGAGAATGAGACAGCTCAGGACCTCGCTGATGGCAACGACGAT CTCCTCGCCTTGCTGCCCTTCGACGACCTGAAGATCTCGGGGAAGCCTGTTGTGTGCTCTGAATGA